The proteins below come from a single Malus sylvestris chromosome 3, drMalSylv7.2, whole genome shotgun sequence genomic window:
- the LOC126614418 gene encoding autophagy-related protein 8C-like, whose amino-acid sequence MAKSSFKLEHPLERRQAEAARIREKYPDRIPVIVEKAERSDIPDIDKKKYLVPADLTVGQFVYVVRKRIKLSAEKAIFIFVKNILPPTAAMMSAIYEENKDEDGFLYMTYSGENTFG is encoded by the exons ATGGCCAAAAGCTCCTTCAAGCTCGAACACCCGCTCg AAAGGAGGCAGGCAGAAGCTGCTCGGATCAGGGAGAAGTATCCTGACAGAATTCCG gttATTGTGGAGAAGGCTGAAAGAAGTGACATACCAGACATTGACAAGAAAAA GTATCTGGTTCCTGCTGATTTGACTGTTGGGCAGTTTGTTTATGTGGTCCGGAAGAGGATTAAGCTCAGTGCCGAGAAGGCCATATTTATATTTGTGAAGAACATTTTGCCACCCACTG CTGCTATGATGTCTGCTATCTACGAGGAAAACAAAGACGAAGATGGTTTCCTCTACATGACCTACAGCGGTGAAAACACATTCGGTTAA
- the LOC126614414 gene encoding uncharacterized protein LOC126614414, protein MANLAKLDFAALDITGKNYLTWVLDTKIHLEVANLGYTIKEDSSSSSQDRVKAMIFIRLHLDEALKSECLTVEDPLALWNALRSRYNHQTTVILPRAHYDWIYLRIQDFKSVAEYNSELFRITSQMKLCEDTITEEMLLEKTFSTFHASNMVLQQHYRARGFTEYNQLISVILVAKQNNELLMKNHNSRPTRSAPFPKVNDASLERNTISFRGNNYKR, encoded by the coding sequence atggcaaacttggcaaagcttgatttcgctgccctggacattactggaaagaattaccttacctggGTATTGGATACCAAGATTCATCTGGAAGTAGCGAATCTTGGATATACCATCAAGGAAGATAGCAgctcatcctctcaagatcgggtaaaggccatgatttttattcgtctccatcttgatgaggcactaaagaGCGAGTGCTTAACAGTTGAAGATCCGTTAGCCCTCTGGAATGCCTTGAGAagcagatacaatcaccagacaacggtAATTCTTCCAAGAGCTCACTATGACTGGATTTacctaaggatccaggatttcaagtcagtggctgagtacaattcggagttgttcagaattacctctcagatgaagcTTTGTGAGGATACTATTACTGAGGAGATGTTATTGGAAAAGACTTTTAGCACATTCCACGCCTCTAACATGGTATTGCAGCAGCATTATAGAGCGCGaggcttcactgaatacaaccagctgatatctgtgATCCTGGTAGCTAAACAGAATaatgagctcctgatgaaaaaccataattcccgaCCTACTAGATCAGCACCGTTCCCAAAAGTGAATGATGCTTCCCTTGAAAGGAATACCATATCCTTCCgtggcaataattacaaacgaTGA
- the LOC126614417 gene encoding CASP-like protein 2D1, with protein MLLKLIDSSLRIFVIPLNIATIWLTVTNHQDNPSYGNLKFSNFIGLKYMVFISTISGVYAFLAALSSWIRCFATKAWLFFVSDQIVAYLMVTSGAAVMEILSLAYKGDRTVSWSEACTSYGKFCSRMKVALVLHALALCCFLVLAVISAYRMFSMFDPPFISDKEVEEVRT; from the exons ATGTTGCTGAAGCTCATAGACTCCTCCCTCAGGATTTTTGTAATTCCTCTCAATATTGCAACCATTTGGCTCACTGTCACCAACCACCAAGACAACCCCAGCTATGGCAACCTAAAGTTCTCCAATTTCATAGGCCTCAA GTACATGGTTTTCATCAGTACCATTTCTGGTGTGTATGCTTTTCTTGCAGCTTTGTCCTCATGGATCAGATGCTTTGCGACTAAAGCTTGGCTTTTCTTTGTCTCTGACCag ATTGTAGCTTATCTAATGGTCACATCTGGGGCAGCAGTGATGGAGATATTGTCTTTAGCTTACAAAGGGGACAGGACAGTCTCTTGGAGTGAAGCCTGCACTTCTTATGGGAAATTCTGCAGCAGAATGAAGGTAGCATTGGTTCTCCATGCCCTGGCTCTTTGCTGCTTTCTTGTATTGGCTGTGATCTCAGCTTATAGAATGTTTAGCATGTTTGACCCCCCTTTTATTTCTGATAAGGAGGTGGAAGAAGTGAGGACTTAG
- the LOC126614413 gene encoding probable beta-1,3-galactosyltransferase 2 isoform X1 gives MSWKSREGEASKSAFVSRKWTLLFCIGCFCAGMLFSDRMWSVPEIEDISSTTRVDDETPKLGSGCDPTIDVENEPKDVYGEVSKTHRAIHMLDKKISNLEMELAAARAAQESILSGSPVAENLKIPKTRKKRKYLMVVGINTAFSSRKRRDSVRATWMPQADKRKKLEEEKGIVVRFVIGHSATSGGILDRAIEAEENRHGDIMRLDHVEGYLELSAKTKIFFATAVASWDADFYVKVDDDVHVNIGTLGATLARHRPKPRVYIGCMKSGPVLAQKGVRYHEPEYWKFGEEGNKYFRHATGQLYAISKDLATYISINQHVLHKYVNEDVSLGSWFIGLDVEQVDDRRLCCGTPPDCEWKAQAGNVCVASFDWSCSGICKSSERIKEVHRRCGEGENALWNAAF, from the exons ATGTCTTGGAAGAGCAGAGAAGGAGAAGCATCGAAGAGTGCTTTTGTGTCTCGGAAATGGACCCTTTTGTTTTGCATTGGTTGCTTTTGTGCTGGGATGCTCTTCTCTGATAg AATGTGGTCAGTGCCTGAAATTGAAGACATATCGAGTACAACAAGGGTTGACGATGAAACACCAAAGTTAGGTTCTGGATGTGATCCAACAATC GATGTAGAAAATGAACCAAAGGATGTTTACGGGGAAGTTTCAAAGACTCATCGTGCTATACA CATGCtggataaaaaaatttcaaatttggagATGGAATTAGCTGCTGCAAGGGCTGCGCAGGAATCTATTCTAAGTGGTTCACCAGTtgcagaaaatttaaaaattcccaagacaagaaagaaaagaaaatatttgatGGTTGTGGGAATAAATACTGCTTTTAGCAGTCGAAAGCGCAGGGATTCAGTTCGTGCTACTTGGATGCCTCAAG CCGATAAAAGAAAGAAGCTTGAGGAAGAAAAGGGCATTGTAGTTCGGTTTGTAATAGGTCACAG TGCTACATCAGGTGGTATCCTTGATAGAGCTATTGAAGCAGAGGAGAACAGGCACGGTGACATTATGCGGCTG GATCATGTTGAGGGCTATCTTGAATTGTCAGCGaagacaaaaatattttttgccACTGCTGTTGCTTCATGGGATGCAGATTTCTATGTTAAAGTTGACGATGATGTACATGTAAATATAG GAACACTTGGAGCAACTTTAGCTAGGCATCGACCAAAGCCGAGGGTGTATATTGGATGCATGAAATCTGGTCCCGTCCTTGCTCAAAA GGGAGTAAGGTATCATGAGCCCGAGTATTGGAAATTTGGTGAGGAAGGGAACAAGTATTTCCGTCATGCCACAGGCCAGCTTTATGCCATCTCAAAAGACTTGGCTACTTACATATCAATCAACCA GCATGTGCTACACAAGTATGTGAATGAGGATGTTTCCTTGGGATCGTGGTTCATTGGATTGGACGTGGAGCAGGTTGATGACCGGAGATTATGTTGTGGAACACCACCTG ATTGTGAGTGGAAGGCTCAGGCAGGCAACGTCTGCGTTGCTTCATTCGATTGGAGTTGCAGTGGGATTTGCAAGTCTTCGGAGAGGATCAAGGAGGTCCACAGGCGCTGTGGAGAAGGTGAGAATGCTTTGTGGAATGCAGCTTTCTAA
- the LOC126614413 gene encoding probable beta-1,3-galactosyltransferase 2 isoform X2, with product MQCFNSDIILVTRMWSVPEIEDISSTTRVDDETPKLGSGCDPTIDVENEPKDVYGEVSKTHRAIHMLDKKISNLEMELAAARAAQESILSGSPVAENLKIPKTRKKRKYLMVVGINTAFSSRKRRDSVRATWMPQADKRKKLEEEKGIVVRFVIGHSATSGGILDRAIEAEENRHGDIMRLDHVEGYLELSAKTKIFFATAVASWDADFYVKVDDDVHVNIGTLGATLARHRPKPRVYIGCMKSGPVLAQKGVRYHEPEYWKFGEEGNKYFRHATGQLYAISKDLATYISINQHVLHKYVNEDVSLGSWFIGLDVEQVDDRRLCCGTPPDCEWKAQAGNVCVASFDWSCSGICKSSERIKEVHRRCGEGENALWNAAF from the exons ATGCAATGCTTCAATTCAGACATCATTCTTGTAACCAG AATGTGGTCAGTGCCTGAAATTGAAGACATATCGAGTACAACAAGGGTTGACGATGAAACACCAAAGTTAGGTTCTGGATGTGATCCAACAATC GATGTAGAAAATGAACCAAAGGATGTTTACGGGGAAGTTTCAAAGACTCATCGTGCTATACA CATGCtggataaaaaaatttcaaatttggagATGGAATTAGCTGCTGCAAGGGCTGCGCAGGAATCTATTCTAAGTGGTTCACCAGTtgcagaaaatttaaaaattcccaagacaagaaagaaaagaaaatatttgatGGTTGTGGGAATAAATACTGCTTTTAGCAGTCGAAAGCGCAGGGATTCAGTTCGTGCTACTTGGATGCCTCAAG CCGATAAAAGAAAGAAGCTTGAGGAAGAAAAGGGCATTGTAGTTCGGTTTGTAATAGGTCACAG TGCTACATCAGGTGGTATCCTTGATAGAGCTATTGAAGCAGAGGAGAACAGGCACGGTGACATTATGCGGCTG GATCATGTTGAGGGCTATCTTGAATTGTCAGCGaagacaaaaatattttttgccACTGCTGTTGCTTCATGGGATGCAGATTTCTATGTTAAAGTTGACGATGATGTACATGTAAATATAG GAACACTTGGAGCAACTTTAGCTAGGCATCGACCAAAGCCGAGGGTGTATATTGGATGCATGAAATCTGGTCCCGTCCTTGCTCAAAA GGGAGTAAGGTATCATGAGCCCGAGTATTGGAAATTTGGTGAGGAAGGGAACAAGTATTTCCGTCATGCCACAGGCCAGCTTTATGCCATCTCAAAAGACTTGGCTACTTACATATCAATCAACCA GCATGTGCTACACAAGTATGTGAATGAGGATGTTTCCTTGGGATCGTGGTTCATTGGATTGGACGTGGAGCAGGTTGATGACCGGAGATTATGTTGTGGAACACCACCTG ATTGTGAGTGGAAGGCTCAGGCAGGCAACGTCTGCGTTGCTTCATTCGATTGGAGTTGCAGTGGGATTTGCAAGTCTTCGGAGAGGATCAAGGAGGTCCACAGGCGCTGTGGAGAAGGTGAGAATGCTTTGTGGAATGCAGCTTTCTAA
- the LOC126614415 gene encoding uncharacterized protein LOC126614415 has product MDNRYGLIRQGSGVWRALRDGDFEEEDIWEVLKDRNNSKDMATGSKSSNVSVARHLPTAARMIPKPSSHNYASGSSCSSSNTTNHEAKIVHQSAPVNIPDWSKLYGQKPNKASKNGSWRKYEGGDDDDEGRDDGGRDSSDDYEVEEEEEEEEEEEYDSKEPPHEFIARRLARSQISSFSVCEGAGRTLKGRDLSKVRNAVLSKTGFLESL; this is encoded by the coding sequence ATGGACAATAGGTATGGCCTAATAAGGCAGGGCAGTGGAGTTTGGAGGGCCTTGAGAGATGGAGactttgaggaagaagatatTTGGGAGGTTCTAAAAGATAGAAACAATAGTAAAGACATGGCTACTGGATCCAAAAGTTCCAATGTTTCTGTTGCAAGGCACCTCCCAACTGCTGCAAGAATGATTCCAAAACCCAGCAGCCACAATTACGCCAGTGGTAGCAGCTGCAGCAGCAGCAATACTACCAATCATGAAGCCAAAATTGTGCATCAATCAGCACCTGTCAACATTCCTGATTGGTCCAAGTTGTACGGTCAGAAGCCAAACAAGGCCTCCAAGAATGGTTCTTGGAGAAAATATGAGGgcggtgatgatgatgatgaaggcaggGATGATGGCGGCAGAGATAGCAGTGATGATTAcgaggtggaggaggaggaggaggaggaggaggaggaggagtatGATTCAAAGGAACCCCCTCATGAGTTTATTGCTAGGAGGCTTGCAAGGAGTcagatttcttctttttctgtttgTGAAGGTGCAGGGAGGACCCTCAAAGGGAGGGATCTCAGCAAAGTGAGGAATGCTGTTTTATCAAAAACTGGATTTCTTGAGTCACTATGA